One genomic region from Thermoleptolyngbya sichuanensis A183 encodes:
- a CDS encoding CTP synthase, protein MTKFVFVTGGVVSSIGKGIVASSLGRLLKSRDYSVSILKLDPYINVDPGTMSPFQHGEVFVTEDGAETDLDLGHYERFTDTSMSRLNSVTTGSIYQAVLNKERRGDYQGGTVQVIPHITNEIKERILRVATNTHPDVVITEIGGTVGDIESLPFLEAIRQFRKAVGRRNVLYMHVTLVPWIASAGEMKTKPTQHSVKELRSIGIQPDILVCRCDRPLPKGIKEKLSEFCDVPVECVITSQDASSIYEVPLTLEKEGLAHQALDLLQLEQRDPDLRQWEELVERLHRPGCPLEIAIVGKYVRLNDAYLSVVEALRHASLATGGDLRIRWINSEDIEPLTVAEQLQGIHGVVVPGGFGSRGIDGKITAIQYVRDRQIPFLGLCLGMQCSVIEWARHVAGMEHANSSEFDPQTRNPVINLLPEQQDVVDLGGTMRLGLYPCRLQPNTLAERLYGEEVVYERHRHRYEFNNAYRTLFLETGYMISGTSPDGRLVEIIELPSHPFFIASQFHPEFQSRPNAPHPLFRGFVQAAIAHSEQSSGQSPVKPQSLVN, encoded by the coding sequence ATGACAAAGTTTGTATTTGTAACGGGCGGTGTTGTTTCCAGCATCGGTAAAGGCATTGTGGCATCTAGCCTGGGGCGACTGCTCAAGTCGCGCGATTACTCCGTCTCGATCCTGAAACTTGACCCCTACATCAATGTCGATCCCGGCACAATGAGTCCGTTTCAGCATGGGGAAGTTTTTGTAACGGAAGACGGTGCAGAAACCGACCTAGACTTGGGACACTATGAGCGCTTTACCGACACCTCCATGTCGCGGTTGAACAGCGTCACCACGGGGTCGATTTATCAAGCCGTGCTGAACAAAGAGCGGCGGGGTGACTATCAGGGCGGCACGGTGCAGGTGATTCCCCACATCACCAACGAAATTAAGGAACGCATCTTGCGTGTTGCCACCAATACCCACCCTGACGTGGTGATCACAGAAATTGGCGGCACGGTGGGCGATATCGAGTCGCTGCCGTTTCTGGAGGCGATTCGCCAGTTTCGCAAAGCTGTGGGGCGGCGCAATGTGCTGTATATGCATGTGACGCTGGTGCCGTGGATTGCTTCGGCTGGCGAAATGAAAACCAAGCCGACGCAGCACTCGGTCAAAGAACTGCGCTCGATTGGGATTCAGCCGGATATTCTCGTCTGTCGGTGCGATCGTCCCCTGCCAAAGGGAATTAAAGAAAAGCTGTCGGAATTTTGCGATGTGCCTGTGGAATGCGTGATCACGTCACAGGATGCCAGCAGCATTTACGAAGTGCCCCTGACGCTGGAAAAAGAAGGCCTGGCACACCAAGCACTCGACCTGCTGCAACTGGAGCAGCGAGATCCTGACCTCCGCCAGTGGGAAGAACTGGTAGAGCGGCTGCATCGCCCCGGCTGTCCGCTGGAAATCGCCATCGTAGGCAAGTATGTGCGGCTGAACGACGCTTATTTGTCGGTGGTGGAGGCGCTGCGCCATGCGTCGTTGGCTACGGGCGGCGACCTGCGGATTCGCTGGATCAACTCTGAAGACATCGAGCCACTGACGGTAGCCGAGCAACTCCAAGGCATCCACGGGGTTGTCGTACCCGGTGGTTTTGGCAGCCGTGGCATCGACGGCAAGATTACCGCCATCCAATACGTGCGCGATCGCCAGATTCCGTTTCTGGGGCTGTGTTTGGGGATGCAGTGTTCGGTGATCGAGTGGGCGCGGCATGTGGCCGGCATGGAACATGCCAATAGCTCCGAGTTTGACCCGCAGACCCGCAACCCCGTCATTAACCTGTTGCCTGAACAGCAGGATGTGGTGGATCTGGGCGGCACGATGCGCTTGGGGCTATATCCCTGTCGGCTGCAACCCAACACGCTGGCCGAGCGGCTCTATGGCGAAGAGGTGGTCTACGAGCGCCATCGCCACCGCTATGAGTTCAACAATGCCTATCGCACGCTGTTTTTGGAAACGGGCTATATGATTAGCGGCACTTCCCCCGATGGTCGCCTGGTGGAAATTATCGAGCTACCCAGCCATCCGTTTTTCATCGCTAGCCAGTTTCACCCCGAATTTCAGTCGCGTCCAAACGCGCCTCACCCGCTATTTCGAGGGTTTGTGCAGGCGGCGATCGCCCACTCAGAGCAATCTTCAGGGCAATCCCCGGTCAAGCCCCAATCGCTGGTGAATTAG
- a CDS encoding photosystem II reaction center protein T produces the protein MESLIYVFLLVCTLGLLFFAIAFREPPRITRDKD, from the coding sequence ATGGAGAGCCTGATTTACGTTTTTCTGCTGGTTTGCACGCTGGGACTGCTCTTTTTTGCGATCGCCTTCCGTGAGCCGCCTCGGATCACCCGCGACAAGGATTAG
- a CDS encoding M15 family metallopeptidase produces the protein MKDASLPKSSAPQPDVSGQESQYGLTDDIPVAQRDGARLEADLNPGGFGFRAAADRLRSLFRGRVWLWGLIGFVAAVQLALVSRSLFFSNVSTAQGYQPIEAGLSAAMSQLSLTPADSLLGHIAYAEAPPDTLSPVLPNGSILLRDAAAERFLAMVRAARAERVRLVPLSGFRSVEEQTYLFFTLKAKRSLSAQERAQVSAPPGYSEHHTGYAVDIGDGDRPDTDLETDFDQTAAYRWLTANAARFGFELSFPQDNAQGVSYEPWHWRFVGDRHSLETFYKR, from the coding sequence GTGAAAGATGCCAGTTTGCCCAAGTCGTCAGCGCCCCAGCCCGATGTCTCTGGCCAGGAAAGTCAATATGGGCTGACCGACGATATCCCGGTTGCTCAGCGAGATGGGGCGCGTTTAGAGGCCGATTTGAACCCCGGTGGGTTTGGGTTTCGAGCGGCGGCGGATAGGCTGCGATCGCTCTTTCGGGGGCGGGTTTGGCTATGGGGGCTGATTGGCTTTGTGGCGGCGGTGCAGCTTGCGCTGGTCAGCCGCAGCCTGTTCTTTAGCAATGTTTCTACCGCACAGGGCTATCAGCCGATCGAGGCCGGCTTGTCCGCAGCGATGTCTCAACTGTCGCTGACCCCGGCCGATAGCCTGCTGGGCCATATCGCCTACGCCGAAGCTCCTCCAGACACCCTCAGCCCAGTGCTTCCCAATGGCAGCATCCTGCTGCGTGATGCGGCTGCCGAGCGCTTTTTGGCAATGGTGAGGGCGGCTCGCGCTGAGCGGGTGAGGCTGGTGCCGCTGTCGGGCTTTCGCTCGGTGGAAGAACAGACTTACCTGTTTTTCACGCTGAAGGCGAAGCGATCGCTCTCGGCTCAGGAACGGGCCCAGGTCAGCGCTCCTCCCGGCTACAGCGAACACCACACGGGCTATGCAGTGGATATTGGGGACGGCGATCGCCCAGATACAGACTTGGAAACCGATTTCGATCAGACAGCCGCCTACCGCTGGCTGACGGCCAATGCTGCCCGCTTTGGGTTTGAGCTGTCTTTCCCTCAGGACAACGCTCAGGGCGTGAGCTACGAACCGTGGCACTGGCGCTTCGTGGGCGATCGCCACAGCCTCGAAACGTTTTATAAGCGGTAG
- a CDS encoding UDP-glucose dehydrogenase family protein, producing MRVCVIGTGYVGLVTGVCLSHIGHDVICVDNNEEKVKLMKSGQSPIFEPGLSELMTACIQEGRIEFTTDLAKGVEHGEILFIAVGTPPLPTGESDTRYVEAVARGIGAHLNSGYKVIVNKSTVPIGSGDWVRMIVMDGVLERQVATAGGGVAVAEPDVAFDVVSNPEFLREGCAVYDTFNPDRIVLGSNSSRAISMMKELYAPIVARQFAEDKSGPTVPVVVTDLSSAEMVKYAANAFLATKISFINEVANICDRVGADVTQVAKGIGLDSRIGGKFLQAGIGWGGSCFPKDVAALVHTADDYGYEAQLLKAAVSVNDRQRLIAVEKLQQVLKILKGKTVGLLGLTFKPDTDDMRDAPALTIIEHLTRLGTKVKAYDPLVSQTGMRHGLSNVIVETDPERLADGCDALVLVTDWSQFKTLDYTKMATLMNSPILIDGRNYLDQEAIEKAGFRYVGIGR from the coding sequence ATGCGCGTGTGTGTTATCGGTACAGGCTACGTCGGCTTGGTGACAGGTGTTTGCTTGTCTCACATTGGGCATGACGTAATTTGTGTGGACAACAACGAAGAAAAGGTCAAGCTGATGAAGTCCGGGCAGTCGCCCATTTTCGAGCCTGGACTCTCTGAGCTAATGACCGCCTGCATTCAGGAAGGCAGGATTGAGTTCACCACTGATCTGGCCAAGGGTGTGGAACATGGCGAGATTTTGTTTATTGCAGTGGGTACGCCTCCGCTACCGACCGGAGAGAGCGATACCCGCTATGTCGAAGCCGTGGCGCGTGGGATTGGGGCACACCTGAACAGCGGCTACAAGGTGATTGTGAACAAGTCAACAGTGCCGATTGGCTCCGGCGACTGGGTTCGTATGATTGTTATGGATGGCGTTTTAGAGCGTCAGGTGGCTACGGCTGGCGGTGGCGTGGCGGTGGCAGAGCCGGATGTGGCCTTCGATGTAGTCAGCAACCCCGAATTTCTACGAGAAGGTTGCGCGGTGTATGACACCTTCAACCCAGATCGGATTGTGCTAGGTAGCAATAGCTCCCGCGCCATCTCGATGATGAAGGAACTATATGCGCCGATTGTGGCTCGTCAGTTTGCGGAAGACAAATCTGGCCCGACGGTGCCCGTGGTCGTGACTGACCTCAGTTCGGCAGAGATGGTGAAGTACGCTGCCAATGCATTCCTGGCAACCAAGATTAGCTTCATCAACGAAGTGGCAAATATCTGCGATCGCGTGGGTGCGGACGTAACCCAGGTCGCCAAAGGCATTGGTCTGGACTCGCGCATCGGCGGCAAGTTCCTGCAAGCAGGCATCGGCTGGGGCGGCTCTTGCTTCCCCAAAGACGTTGCGGCGTTGGTTCACACGGCGGATGATTACGGTTATGAAGCTCAGCTTCTAAAGGCTGCTGTGAGCGTTAACGACCGCCAGCGCTTGATTGCGGTTGAGAAACTCCAGCAAGTGCTGAAGATTCTGAAGGGCAAGACGGTGGGCCTGCTGGGCTTGACCTTTAAGCCTGACACCGACGACATGCGCGATGCGCCTGCGCTGACTATCATCGAGCATCTGACTCGTTTGGGCACAAAGGTCAAAGCGTATGATCCGTTGGTATCTCAGACCGGAATGCGCCACGGCTTGTCGAACGTGATTGTGGAAACCGATCCGGAGCGTCTGGCGGATGGCTGCGATGCGCTGGTGCTAGTGACGGACTGGAGCCAGTTTAAGACGCTCGACTATACCAAGATGGCAACCCTGATGAACAGCCCCATCCTGATCGACGGACGGAACTATCTTGATCAAGAAGCGATTGAGAAAGCTGGTTTCCGCTATGTGGGCATTGGTCGCTAG
- the psbM gene encoding photosystem II reaction center protein PsbM, whose amino-acid sequence MVVNDLGFVASLLFVLVPTVFLLILYIQTASREGKQSK is encoded by the coding sequence ATGGTTGTCAATGATCTTGGGTTTGTTGCGAGCTTGCTGTTCGTTCTGGTTCCAACGGTTTTCCTGCTGATTCTCTATATTCAGACCGCTAGCCGCGAGGGTAAACAGTCGAAATAG
- a CDS encoding UDP-glucuronic acid decarboxylase family protein has product MRILVTGGAGFIGSHLIDRLMAEGHEVICLDNFYTGDKRNILRWIDSPFFELIRHDITEPIRLEVDQIYHLACPASPVHYQYNPVKTIKTNVMGTLNMLGLAKRIKARFLLASTSEVYGDPEIHPQVEEYRGNVNPIGIRSCYDEGKRVAETLAFDYHRQNDVEIRVARIFNTYGPRMLENDGRVVSNLVVQALKGKPLTVYGDGSQTRSFCYVSDLVDGLIRLMNGDFMGPVNLGNPEEYTILQLAQTVQSMINPDVALKFEPLPQDDPRRRQPDITRAKTHLGWQPTVPLADGLRLTIEDFRTRLGDRVAKVPSVSSH; this is encoded by the coding sequence ATGCGAATTTTAGTGACGGGTGGTGCAGGGTTCATTGGTTCTCACCTGATTGATCGCCTCATGGCAGAGGGGCATGAGGTGATTTGTTTAGACAACTTTTATACAGGTGACAAGCGAAATATTCTTCGCTGGATCGATAGTCCGTTTTTCGAGCTGATTCGCCACGACATCACTGAACCCATCCGGCTAGAAGTCGATCAGATCTATCACCTGGCCTGCCCCGCATCCCCGGTTCACTATCAATACAACCCCGTAAAGACGATTAAGACCAACGTCATGGGAACTCTAAATATGCTGGGGCTGGCCAAGCGGATCAAAGCTCGATTCCTATTGGCATCCACTTCTGAGGTTTACGGAGACCCAGAAATTCATCCCCAGGTGGAGGAATATCGCGGCAATGTGAACCCCATTGGGATTCGCAGTTGCTACGACGAAGGAAAGCGGGTCGCAGAAACGCTGGCGTTTGACTATCATCGCCAGAACGATGTGGAAATTCGGGTTGCTCGGATTTTCAATACCTATGGCCCCCGGATGCTGGAAAACGACGGTCGGGTGGTTAGCAACCTTGTGGTGCAAGCCCTGAAAGGCAAGCCGCTAACGGTCTACGGCGACGGGTCGCAAACCCGGAGCTTCTGCTATGTCTCAGACTTGGTAGACGGACTGATTCGCCTGATGAATGGTGATTTTATGGGCCCGGTTAATTTGGGGAATCCTGAGGAGTACACCATTTTGCAACTGGCTCAAACGGTGCAATCCATGATCAACCCTGACGTAGCCCTCAAGTTTGAGCCGTTGCCCCAGGACGATCCTCGTCGTCGTCAGCCCGACATTACCCGTGCCAAGACGCATCTAGGCTGGCAGCCGACGGTGCCTCTGGCAGACGGGCTACGGCTTACGATTGAGGATTTTCGGACTCGTCTGGGCGATCGCGTCGCTAAAGTTCCCTCGGTTTCCTCACACTAG
- a CDS encoding transglutaminase family protein, whose translation MRLEAGCQLLFSAEAPSPLLLMLRPRSGEGQWVVREEYRLEPSVPMVEYTDSYGNLCQRLVTSEGRFLVYTAACVETADEIDVAPDAAYVPVELLPDGVVQFLLPSRYCQSDMLYDEAIAIVGDTEPGYAQVEAIRHWIHTQVKYQYGTSNSSTSAVDTAQSKIGVCRDFAHLGIALCRSLSIPARMVVGYLYELEPMDLHAWFEAFLSSPDGSTAEGRWYTFDATQPQPRGNRIAIAYGRDAADVALATQFGPLTLQEMRVWVKEG comes from the coding sequence ATGCGGCTGGAAGCAGGCTGTCAGCTTTTATTCTCGGCAGAAGCGCCAAGTCCGCTGCTGCTGATGTTGCGCCCCCGCAGCGGCGAAGGGCAGTGGGTGGTGCGCGAAGAATATCGGCTGGAGCCGTCGGTGCCTATGGTGGAATATACCGACAGCTACGGCAATCTCTGCCAGCGTTTGGTTACGTCAGAGGGAAGATTTCTGGTTTACACCGCCGCTTGTGTAGAAACAGCGGACGAGATCGACGTTGCGCCCGATGCCGCCTATGTGCCTGTGGAACTGCTGCCCGATGGCGTGGTGCAGTTTTTGCTGCCCAGCCGCTACTGCCAGTCAGATATGCTCTACGACGAGGCGATCGCCATCGTGGGCGACACGGAACCGGGCTATGCCCAGGTGGAGGCGATCCGCCACTGGATTCATACCCAGGTGAAATATCAATACGGCACCAGCAACTCCTCTACATCTGCGGTAGACACTGCCCAGAGCAAAATCGGTGTCTGCCGCGACTTTGCCCATCTGGGGATCGCCCTCTGCCGCAGCCTCTCGATTCCGGCGCGGATGGTGGTGGGGTACTTGTACGAACTGGAGCCGATGGATCTGCACGCTTGGTTTGAGGCATTCCTCAGCAGCCCCGACGGGTCAACCGCCGAGGGCCGCTGGTATACCTTCGACGCGACGCAGCCACAGCCACGGGGAAACCGAATTGCGATCGCCTATGGTCGTGATGCCGCCGATGTGGCCCTAGCGACCCAGTTTGGCCCGCTGACACTTCAGGAAATGCGCGTGTGGGTGAAGGAGGGCTAG
- the psbB gene encoding photosystem II chlorophyll-binding protein CP47 — translation MGLPWYRVHTVVLNDPGRLIAVHLMHTALVAGWAGSMALYELAIYDPSDPVLNPMWRQGMFVMPFMARLGVTQSWAGWSITGETAVNPGFWSFEGVAAAHIVLSGLLFLAACWHWVYWDLELFRDPRTGEPALDLPKMFGIHLFLSGLLCFGFGAFHLTGLFGPGMWVSDPYGLTGSVQPVAPSWGPEGFNPFNPGGIVAHHIAAGIVGIIAGLFHLTVRPPERLYKALRMGNIETVLSSSIAAVFFAAFVVAGTMWYGSAATPIELFGPTRYQWDSGYFQQEINRRVQADVDDGLTLAEAWENIPEKLAFYDYVGNNPAKGGLFRTGPMNKGDGIAQGWLGHPVFKDAAGRELFVRRIPNFFENFPVILTDKDGVVRADIPFRRAESKYSFEQAGVTATIYGGALDGQVFDDPAEVKKLARKAQLGEPFEFDREPLKSDGVFRTSPRGWFTYGHAVFALLFFFGHIWHGSRTLFRDVFAGIDPDLSEEQVEWGLFQKVGDKSTRRKEAV, via the coding sequence ATGGGACTACCCTGGTATCGCGTACACACAGTGGTTCTGAATGATCCAGGACGCCTGATTGCTGTACACCTGATGCACACCGCGCTGGTTGCAGGCTGGGCCGGTTCAATGGCGTTGTACGAATTGGCGATTTACGACCCCAGCGACCCGGTTTTGAACCCCATGTGGAGACAGGGCATGTTTGTTATGCCGTTTATGGCTCGCCTGGGCGTTACTCAGTCCTGGGCAGGTTGGAGCATTACGGGTGAAACTGCGGTCAACCCTGGCTTCTGGTCATTTGAGGGTGTTGCTGCTGCCCACATCGTTCTGTCGGGACTGCTGTTCCTGGCAGCCTGCTGGCACTGGGTCTATTGGGATCTGGAGCTATTTAGAGATCCTCGGACGGGTGAGCCTGCATTGGACTTGCCCAAAATGTTCGGTATCCATCTGTTTCTTTCTGGTCTGCTTTGCTTCGGCTTTGGAGCATTCCACCTCACAGGGCTGTTTGGCCCAGGCATGTGGGTGTCCGACCCTTATGGATTGACAGGAAGCGTCCAGCCTGTTGCTCCGTCTTGGGGCCCTGAAGGTTTCAATCCGTTTAATCCAGGCGGCATCGTGGCACACCATATCGCCGCTGGCATCGTAGGCATTATTGCAGGCCTGTTCCACCTCACGGTTCGTCCGCCCGAGCGTTTGTATAAGGCGCTTCGGATGGGGAACATTGAAACGGTGCTGTCGAGCAGTATTGCAGCAGTATTCTTCGCGGCGTTTGTGGTGGCTGGCACCATGTGGTATGGCAGCGCTGCCACGCCGATTGAACTGTTTGGCCCGACTCGCTATCAGTGGGATAGCGGCTACTTCCAGCAAGAGATCAATCGTCGCGTTCAAGCGGATGTGGACGATGGTCTGACGTTGGCCGAAGCTTGGGAGAATATCCCTGAGAAGCTCGCTTTCTATGACTATGTGGGCAACAACCCGGCTAAGGGCGGTCTGTTCCGCACCGGGCCGATGAACAAGGGCGACGGTATTGCTCAGGGCTGGCTGGGGCATCCTGTGTTTAAGGATGCCGCTGGGCGTGAACTGTTTGTGCGCCGGATTCCCAACTTTTTCGAGAACTTCCCGGTTATCCTGACGGATAAAGACGGCGTGGTTCGTGCAGACATTCCGTTCCGTCGGGCTGAGTCGAAATACAGCTTTGAGCAGGCTGGCGTGACGGCGACGATCTACGGCGGTGCGCTGGATGGTCAGGTGTTTGACGACCCGGCAGAAGTGAAGAAGCTTGCGCGTAAGGCTCAGTTGGGCGAACCCTTTGAGTTTGATCGGGAGCCTCTCAAGTCTGATGGGGTGTTCCGAACCAGTCCTCGCGGTTGGTTTACCTACGGACATGCGGTGTTTGCGCTGCTGTTCTTCTTTGGTCATATCTGGCACGGCTCTCGGACGCTGTTCCGCGACGTGTTTGCGGGGATTGACCCTGACCTCTCAGAAGAGCAGGTGGAGTGGGGCTTGTTCCAGAAGGTGGGTGACAAGTCTACTCGCCGTAAGGAAGCCGTCTAG
- a CDS encoding ABC transporter ATP-binding protein, protein MQPIIRLEHISKVYGSGNTEVRALSDVNLTVEAGEYCSIMGPSGSGKSTAMNVIGCLDRPTSGSYYLDGTDVAGLDDTELAHVRNRKIGFVFQQFHLLPQLTAIENVMLPMVYAGVPVRERQERAAEALTRVGLENRMNNRPNQLSGGQQQRVAIARAIVNRPVLLLADEPTGALDSHTTQEVMNIFQELNASGITVVMVTHEPEVARLTRRVVWFRDGQVIHANMAPSDIAQVSVAPV, encoded by the coding sequence ATGCAGCCCATCATCCGCCTCGAGCACATCTCCAAAGTCTACGGTTCTGGCAATACGGAAGTCCGCGCCCTGTCGGATGTGAACCTGACGGTCGAAGCAGGGGAATATTGCTCCATCATGGGGCCCTCGGGTTCTGGCAAGTCCACGGCGATGAACGTGATCGGCTGTCTCGATCGCCCTACGTCTGGCAGCTATTACCTGGACGGAACCGATGTGGCGGGTTTGGATGATACGGAACTGGCCCACGTCCGAAATCGCAAGATTGGCTTTGTGTTTCAACAATTCCACCTGCTGCCGCAACTCACTGCCATCGAGAATGTGATGCTGCCAATGGTTTATGCAGGCGTGCCTGTACGCGAGCGCCAGGAGCGGGCCGCCGAAGCGCTAACCCGTGTGGGTCTGGAAAACCGCATGAACAACCGCCCCAATCAGCTTTCGGGAGGACAGCAACAACGGGTGGCGATCGCCCGCGCTATTGTAAACCGTCCTGTCTTGCTGCTAGCCGACGAGCCGACGGGTGCCCTCGACTCACACACCACTCAAGAAGTGATGAATATCTTTCAGGAGCTAAATGCAAGTGGCATCACAGTGGTCATGGTGACGCATGAACCAGAGGTGGCTCGACTCACTCGCCGCGTGGTCTGGTTCCGCGACGGGCAGGTCATCCATGCCAACATGGCTCCGTCAGACATCGCTCAAGTGTCCGTTGCGCCTGTCTAA
- a CDS encoding AEC family transporter produces the protein MEFPSLRLLSLYVPLIGWSSLGFWLGRICPLWVGDRLGKLLFWVGVPISVLGFLRQSELSAAVWLAPVAAWLAIALGGLLGWLWLMATLKQGQRPEQKQRPVSSPMTQSRPQQGSFLLATMMGNTGYLGFPVSLALIGPKYFAWALFYDMIGTTLGAYGLGVVMAAHFGGMQKSPRDLLRALVCNPVLWSFALGLGIHDIPLPLWLDSFLKTVAWTSITVALVLIGMRLSQLRSWRSVRLASVSLSVKMLIVPLLIGVLLSFTSLGSAEKLAIVLQVSMPPAFATLVLCEAYELDRELTVTALAMGSIGLLVTLPLWLLLFPTS, from the coding sequence ATGGAATTTCCGAGTCTTCGCTTGCTGAGTCTCTATGTCCCGCTGATAGGGTGGAGCAGTTTGGGATTTTGGCTAGGACGGATTTGTCCGCTGTGGGTGGGCGATCGCCTCGGAAAGCTGCTGTTTTGGGTAGGGGTGCCGATTAGCGTGCTGGGGTTTCTGCGCCAGTCCGAACTCTCGGCAGCGGTGTGGCTCGCGCCCGTGGCAGCGTGGCTGGCGATCGCGCTGGGGGGGCTGCTGGGCTGGCTATGGCTGATGGCTACGCTAAAGCAAGGACAAAGACCAGAACAAAAACAACGACCTGTTTCTTCCCCCATGACTCAGAGCCGTCCTCAGCAAGGCAGCTTTTTGCTGGCGACCATGATGGGCAACACGGGCTATTTGGGGTTCCCCGTCAGTCTAGCGCTTATAGGCCCAAAGTACTTTGCCTGGGCTCTGTTTTACGACATGATTGGCACGACGCTCGGAGCCTACGGGCTGGGCGTAGTCATGGCCGCCCACTTTGGCGGCATGCAAAAGAGTCCACGGGATTTGCTGCGGGCGCTAGTGTGCAACCCGGTGCTGTGGAGCTTTGCGCTGGGGTTGGGCATCCACGACATACCGCTACCGCTCTGGCTAGACTCGTTCCTCAAAACAGTCGCTTGGACAAGCATTACCGTTGCCCTTGTGCTGATCGGAATGCGGCTCAGCCAGTTGCGTTCTTGGCGCAGTGTCCGCCTCGCCTCCGTCAGCCTGAGCGTGAAAATGCTCATTGTGCCGCTGCTAATCGGCGTGCTGCTCTCGTTCACCAGCCTTGGCTCAGCAGAAAAGCTAGCGATCGTCCTCCAGGTCAGTATGCCACCGGCCTTTGCAACCCTCGTACTGTGTGAAGCCTACGAGCTAGACCGAGAGCTAACAGTGACGGCGCTGGCCATGGGATCGATCGGGCTACTCGTCACGCTGCCCCTCTGGCTGCTGCTGTTTCCCACAAGTTAG
- a CDS encoding PPC domain-containing protein: MTGQKWFARVLAGAVAVGICATGAIARAQEMLLSEEGVLENGDMVLPSDNSLYDQFTFEGKAGQTVTIKLFSTEFQPYLAVISPEGEVLGENHSAGGNPQNSQLELTLATDGTYIVIANGFDASSRGRYTVEVMVAE, translated from the coding sequence ATGACAGGTCAGAAATGGTTTGCTAGGGTGCTGGCCGGTGCAGTAGCGGTGGGAATCTGCGCGACAGGGGCGATCGCCCGCGCTCAGGAAATGCTGCTAAGTGAAGAAGGCGTGCTGGAAAACGGCGACATGGTGCTGCCTTCGGATAACAGCCTGTACGACCAGTTCACCTTTGAAGGTAAAGCTGGACAAACGGTGACGATCAAACTATTCAGCACTGAATTTCAGCCCTATCTGGCGGTCATCAGCCCAGAAGGTGAGGTGCTGGGCGAAAACCACAGCGCAGGCGGCAACCCTCAGAACTCGCAGTTGGAACTGACGTTGGCCACCGACGGCACCTACATCGTGATTGCCAACGGTTTTGATGCCAGCAGCCGCGGCCGCTACACGGTCGAGGTCATGGTTGCCGAATAG
- a CDS encoding carbohydrate ABC transporter permease, translating to MPSTRSLKTLALYALLGAIALVMLLPLIWLVSTAFKAPTENIFEFPPRFLPQSPTLQNFVTVWQTNPFGRYLFNSTLVAVLTVVLNLLFCSLAAYPLARLQFRGREALLLLIVSTILIPFQIVMIPLYVLAVKLGLRNTYLGLILPAIASAFGIFLLRQAFQGVPKELEEAARIDGCSELGIWWNVMLPAVRPALITLAIFVFIGAWSDFLWPLILLDQPDYYTLPLGVAKLAGAFSLDWRLIAAGSVISIAPILLVFGLLQRYIVPTDTSSGVKG from the coding sequence ATGCCCTCGACGCGATCGCTCAAGACCCTCGCTTTGTATGCCCTGCTGGGGGCGATCGCCCTCGTCATGCTGCTGCCGCTGATCTGGCTAGTCAGCACGGCGTTCAAAGCCCCCACAGAAAATATCTTCGAGTTTCCGCCCCGGTTTTTGCCCCAGTCTCCAACGCTGCAAAATTTTGTAACAGTATGGCAGACCAATCCTTTCGGGCGCTACCTGTTCAACAGCACCCTGGTCGCAGTGCTAACGGTGGTGCTAAATCTGCTGTTTTGCTCGCTGGCGGCCTATCCCCTGGCGCGACTCCAGTTTCGCGGGCGCGAGGCGCTGTTGCTGCTGATTGTGTCCACAATTCTGATTCCGTTTCAGATTGTGATGATTCCGCTGTATGTCCTGGCGGTGAAGCTGGGGCTGCGTAATACGTACTTAGGGCTGATCTTACCGGCGATCGCCTCTGCCTTTGGGATTTTTCTCCTGCGTCAGGCGTTTCAAGGCGTACCCAAAGAGCTAGAAGAAGCCGCCCGCATCGACGGCTGCTCGGAACTGGGGATCTGGTGGAATGTGATGCTGCCCGCTGTCCGCCCTGCCCTGATCACGCTGGCGATTTTCGTTTTCATCGGAGCTTGGAGCGACTTTCTCTGGCCGCTCATCCTGCTCGACCAGCCCGACTATTACACGCTGCCCCTGGGCGTTGCCAAACTAGCGGGTGCATTTTCCCTCGACTGGAGACTGATTGCAGCGGGGTCTGTGATTTCGATTGCGCCTATCTTGCTGGTATTCGGTCTGCTTCAGCGCTACATCGTGCCAACGGATACCAGTAGTGGGGTCAAGGGATAA